The Bacillota bacterium genome contains the following window.
CCTGGAATTTCGCCACCCTTAGTTTGGGGTGACGAAAAACCTACCACCTACGTCCGAAAACTGGCGAGAAATTCGCCAGTTCAATTTATGCGCAAAGCGGGCTGGCGATGAATTCGTCGGGATCGAAACAAGGCTGCCTAATTCCCCGCCATCCCTTAGCAAAGGTTGCTTGACTCCTCGCCTTATGTCAGGCAGGCTGCCTGATTATTCGCTGTCTGTCTGCGCGGACCACCCAAAAATGCGGCCTGATGGTCCACGTTCCGCTGCCATGGAAGGCTGAGGTCATATTAGTTTTTCCCAAATAGGTCCCAAATTTGGTGAATAATATATCCTCTCGAACGTCAAAAAATGATTAGGAGACCATTGGTTGGCCGGAGCCCTGTTATGGATGATCAAGCTCGACTTTAGAAATATAAGCTGATCGTGTCCGGCGAATCCGGTAACCGCGTGGTGACATAGCTTGGCCATTTTTCAACTCTGGACTTGGAAGTCCATATCTAAAAGATAGATGGGAGGAATTGGCAATTTTCCCTGCAGACAGATTAGAAATCCGGATCCCTGCAGATTTATTGCAAGATACTCGTATCGGGTCCCAGGCGATACACCTATATTTGCTCATAGAGCAGATGAGACCTGATTCACTCAGTGAACTAAGTCGTATTTCGGGGATAAGCCGAGATTCGGTCCGGGAACAATGCAAGATCCTCGTCGAAACTGGTTGGCTGGTGTCAAATGTGAAACATGGGCGGAAGATACTTTCCACCACCATGCCCTCTCAGACACAAGAGGCTTTTGCACGGCGCCTCAAGGAGGACCGAGAGGACACCAAATATGTTGGGGAGTTCCTTATGAAGAAATGGCTAGATGTGTTAGTCGACTCAGATGATTTCCTTGACAATGCAAGGCCACCGTTTCTAACAAGTCCATCAACTGCGCAGCAGTTAGAGTATGACAGATATTATCGAAAGGGTGTGGCATTCGAGTATAACGGGCGCCAGCATTATGAGACTACTCCTCAATTTCCACACGAAGATGCATTACAAGAAGGCCGGCTTAGAGATCACATAAAGGTCAGCCTAAGTCAGAAAAATGGGATTGCCCTTGTGCAAATCACGGAGGATGATCTGAACCTTGAAAATATGCGGGCCAAGATACCTGATCGCTTGCGGCTAAGGATGATTCATAAGGATGGGCCATATATTCGTATGTTGACGCGGCTCAGCGAGGAATATGTTGCAAATTGTAGAAGAGCACGTCTCCGGGAGCAAAAAGGGAAAAACGGCGGGTAAATATGGAGAACCATGGGTTCAGGGTTGCCAAACGGAGGCGGCGCAGCTATGGTAGCCGAGCCGCGGCCGCCCCGGCCTCTCATTTCAAAGTTTCCCTCAACCTATTCCTTCATTTCTTGAAGAAGAACTGCTCCGGGTTATATCGCGCGAGATATACCCAATCCCACGCCAGAAGGCCGGTCTCCGGGATATTGCGAAGCTTCTCATTTGCGACAACTGGCCATGGCATAAGCCCCACGGTCCCTATACCCCAAAGATTTTCCACGAAGATCCTCAGCATTTCTTTCCCTGCCCTCGCCACTTCCTTTTCATCTAGCGAAGTCATGGTAGTCTCCCACAGCTTGAGAGCCTTTTTCACATCTTCCGGCGGTTCTTCTCCAGACTTGCCCCCCGAGGTATACCAGATGACCCATTGAGGACCAAAACTACATTCCCAGTTTACAGGGATGTAATGATACGGGTTCAATATCCAAAGAGGGTCTGAGCATTGGCCAGTATGCCAGAGGGTTACATCATGATCGCCCGCCTGGCGGCGCACCTGGAGGAGGTTTCTTTCTGACTCCTTCACAACCGTTTTGACACCGACAGACTCCCAGTAGCGCTGAACAAGCTCAACTATTGACCTCTTGGCTGGCCCGCCTTCTCCCGGCCAATACTCAATGGTCAGCGCGAGGACCTTCCCATCCGGTCTCAGTCTATAACCATCTTTGGCCCGCTTGTTGAGCCCCATTTCATCGAGAAGCTTGTTAGCTCTCGCGGGGTCATGTTCCGTATACAGCTTGGCAAGCTTCTCATCCCAAAATCTCCCGCCCCTGGGGAGAATGACTGTTTGCAATGGTTCACCCATACCATGGAACACCATCTCATTGATCTCATCCCTGTTCATTGCCAGCGACATGGCGATCCTGAACCGGCGATCCTCTATGATCTTGCGGAGTACAGGATCCTTATGGTTCATATTAAGGAAGAACTCAGCCATCGACGGCCAGGCTGTCTTGTAGAGCAGAACTCGATATCCGGCCTTCTTTGCGTTTTCTTTATAGACCGGATAGTTGTCTAACGTAGTATTCCACTGGGCAAGATCAACTTCCCCAGATACCACTTTCATCGTGTATACTTCGATATTCTGAACGAGCGTGAGGCGAATTTCGTCTATATATGGGAGTTGATTGCCTGCAGTATCCACTTTCCAGTAATATGGATTACGTTCAAGGATAGTGAGTTCTTTGGCGCTTTTCACTGGTTTGAAGGCGCGGATTACAGGAGCTTCGGGGTTCTGTATACCCCCGAAATAGTCTACCGCGGCCTTAGCTTGAAATAGTCTATACCAAGAATCATATCCTGCCTTTTTCGCCATCTCCTCCAGCTTCTCTTTCGGCACATAGCGCGGATGGTAATTTTTTAAATAATGCTTCGGGAGGTAGAAATTCCCTTCCGTGGCCCATGCCGCAAGAGCAATAAGGGCGGCGGAGTAGGGTTTGGAAAAGCTCAGCCGGACCGTGTAGTCATCCACTTTCTGCAGAGCCATGAGTTTATCCCCTGGCGACCAAATCTTTGGCTTGACAGGAGTGATTTCATCGTTCAAGACAACATCTTCATACCAAAAGAGAATATCGTCTGCTGTGAACGGCTTCCCATCTGACCATTTTATTCCCCTGCGAAGATGTAGGGTCAGGGTTTTTCCGTCCTTAGAAAACTCCCAGGATTTGGCGATATTAGGGACTATGCTGCGGCCATCGTCACGGTTAAACGCAAGCATAGACTCTTTCCCGACAGCATTTACAGCATCTTCGAAATTCTGCGGGTTTGTGTGGAGGATACGGAGCACTCCGCCATACTGGCCTACTTCCTCGACGGGGGCAACTTCCAGAGGTTCATTGGGCAGCCTTTTCTCCACAGAAGGGAGTTTATTCTGTTTCACCAGCTCGGCAAGCATAGGGGCTTCATTATACCTGCCGGCCGCTAGGGAAAGGGAAGAAAAGAGCATCACCAACAATCCAACCAGGAAGACACTTGTGAAAAACTTCCCGCCAAAAGGTCCTCGAATGGATGCGGATACCATCTAAGATCTCCCCCTTTACCTATTTATGTATAGCCCGAGAGGGCTATTTCCCCGCTGGAGTATGTTGCACCTCATATCGCAACTGGATCGAAAGAATCCTCGGCAGGCGAGGTCTGAAATATACCCCGAGATGCCTTCTGAGTTCTTCGGCTTTCTCAGGATAGCGATCTATTACATTCACCTTTTCTTTTGGATCTTCGGTGAGATGGTACAATTCATCATCCTCGGGATCGGGCCGGGAAATGTAGCTCCACTCCTCGTCCCGGACGCAGCGATGTCGGGATTCATGGTATCCGGTTATTACAACATCCCTGAGCTTTGAAGCCTCGCCGGTCACGAGTCTCCATGCGCTCTTGCCATGCATGGAGATGGTCTCATGGCCGAGCCCTAAGATGTCAAGGATGGTAGGCAGAACATCATCGGTCTCAACTAGCGGGTGGACATGCTTACCCGCATAGAGCCCCTCCGGGTGACGAATCATAAGGGGGATGCGCAAGAGTTCGCTATAAAGGTTGTTATCCGTTTTCATGATAGAGCCATGGT
Protein-coding sequences here:
- a CDS encoding ABC transporter substrate-binding protein, which produces MVSASIRGPFGGKFFTSVFLVGLLVMLFSSLSLAAGRYNEAPMLAELVKQNKLPSVEKRLPNEPLEVAPVEEVGQYGGVLRILHTNPQNFEDAVNAVGKESMLAFNRDDGRSIVPNIAKSWEFSKDGKTLTLHLRRGIKWSDGKPFTADDILFWYEDVVLNDEITPVKPKIWSPGDKLMALQKVDDYTVRLSFSKPYSAALIALAAWATEGNFYLPKHYLKNYHPRYVPKEKLEEMAKKAGYDSWYRLFQAKAAVDYFGGIQNPEAPVIRAFKPVKSAKELTILERNPYYWKVDTAGNQLPYIDEIRLTLVQNIEVYTMKVVSGEVDLAQWNTTLDNYPVYKENAKKAGYRVLLYKTAWPSMAEFFLNMNHKDPVLRKIIEDRRFRIAMSLAMNRDEINEMVFHGMGEPLQTVILPRGGRFWDEKLAKLYTEHDPARANKLLDEMGLNKRAKDGYRLRPDGKVLALTIEYWPGEGGPAKRSIVELVQRYWESVGVKTVVKESERNLLQVRRQAGDHDVTLWHTGQCSDPLWILNPYHYIPVNWECSFGPQWVIWYTSGGKSGEEPPEDVKKALKLWETTMTSLDEKEVARAGKEMLRIFVENLWGIGTVGLMPWPVVANEKLRNIPETGLLAWDWVYLARYNPEQFFFKK